Proteins encoded within one genomic window of Oryza glaberrima chromosome 12, OglaRS2, whole genome shotgun sequence:
- the LOC127757714 gene encoding uncharacterized protein LOC127757714: MITVCEVCGVLGYKNLVLSCKNCNGAAVHRYCLDKVDFDGTVDWSCDECHPRHGKGTNRRSLEVTLDDKTVVGKQPENHSAESSLDTNHDKPGTNGGNDDYVSDDLMLERNKERFQLHDEANNDIHLKSMSANVPRSSTLHENSVARNVSSSANTGLPMDSNCVPSAHIDIGNPRDSSVRLILTGENRRESSMLLDGACSGSLSKDSSKEKIDREANSSHMEPSDAVKNFCKDNPMKRRKLMLLDDDDDDDDVGVELSDTVQNVVKDNPSKRRKLILPDDDDVEVELCNTVQSIAKDNPGKTIQLIVLDDDDKQEDAENLNHLSLEFEGPIEKHKIHIGYATGQRCLEDEHGLLDSLDRRSLENTCPTKKQRRYICPSDDEEEEVIKGSTTTGCALNDVANTASQHVDAKDHHLQSRMAFASDFTKHQYYIYSQPMGEPAWSGIFMTDSNVPIMLAAHLSTKACQRVSEFARSLQPVVEVIKLPRLKAWPERWDKSGPTDDSIGLFFFPHSMRPNEELDKLVKEVIESDVVLKAVLGTVELLIFPSILLPEQYHEFQGKYYLWGVCKARKHNPDTAVLVEEQCGLVSASEEGSSDKESYVMKHVEDRLPADCNPEAREGDIKTALGEGCFSSDSCLSSNKASPVKGGSPCFMQPGLGDKPHEPGVADQKEDEQDFTSLPRRNDQNATNPPIDSLPSATRLFGFVTARSERCQQLIQEMVKEGALLFSVPEDMTINQSTISKSNGVGAAQAPDSGCQHVQERCEPIEFVPIDHNDPDSASEACLDLFPVRHEQIGLTSQVDVKEVELDLSLGAFRRAPSELP, encoded by the exons ATTACTGTATGCGAAGTTTGTGGAGTTCTTGGTTACAAAAATCTTGTGCTATCTTGCAAAAACTGCAACGGAGCTGCTGTGCACCG ATACTGTCTGGACaaagttgattttgatgggACAGTAGATTGGTCATGTGATGAATGCCATCCTAGGCATGGCAAAGGTACTAATAGAAGATCTTTAGAAGTGactttagatgataaaacagTGGTTGGCAAGCAGCCAGAAAATCACTCGGCTGAGTCATCACTGGATACCAACCACGACAAGCCTGGGACGAATGGTGGTAATGATGACTATGTCAGTGATGACTTGATGTTGGAGAGAAATAAGGAAAGATTTCAGTTGCATGACGAGGCAAACAATGATATACACCTGAAAAGTATGTCCGCTAATGTGCCCCGGTCTTCCACTTTGCATGAAAACTCTGTGGCCCGAAACGTATCATCCTCAGCAAATACAGGGCTACCGATGGATAGCAATTGTGTGCCATCTGCACACATTGATATTGGAAATCCAAGAGAcagtagtgtgagactaataTTAACAGGGGAAAATCGAAGAGAATCTTCAATGCTGCTAGATGGGGCTTGTTCAGGTTCCTTGTCAAAAGACTCGTCGAAAGAGAAAATTGATCGTGAGGCCAATTCTTCCCATATGGAACCTTCTGATGCTGTCAAGAACTTCTGTAAGGACAACCCAATGAAGCGAAGAAAACTCATGTTattagatgatgatgatgatgatgatgatgtaggTGTGGAACTGTCTGATACTGTTCAAAATGTTGTCAAGGACAACCCAAGCAAACGAAGAAAACTCATTTTacctgatgatgatgatgtagaGGTGGAACTTTGCAATACTGTTCAAAGTATTGCAAAGGACAACCCAGGGAAGACAATACAGCTTATTGTACTAGATGATGATGACAAACAAGAGGATGCTGAAAATCTGAATCACCTATCTCTTGAGTTTGAAGGACCAATTGAGAAGCATAAAATACACATTGGATATGCCACAGGGCAGAGATGTTTAGAAGATGAACATGGACTACTGGATAGTTTGGATCGCCGGTCTTTGGAGAACACTTGTCCCACAAAGAAACAGAGGAGATACATATGTCCAAGTGacgatgaagaagaagaggttATTAAAGGTTCTACGACCACTGGATGTGCTCTGAATGATGTTGCAAATACAGCTTCACAACATGTAGATGCCAAGGACCACCATCTGCAGTCCAGAATGGCATTTGCTTCAGATTTCACCAAACATCAGTATTATATTTACTCACAGCCTATGGGTGAGCCTGCTTGGAG tgGTATCTTTATGACAGATAGCAATGTGCCTATTATGTTGGCTGCACACCTATCAACTAAAGCATGCCAGAGAGTGTCGGAATTTGCAAGATCGTTGCAACCAGTAGTTGAAGTAATCAAGCTCCCTAGGTTGAAAGCATGGCCAGAGAGGTGGGACAAATCAGGACCTACTGACGACAGCATTGGGTTGTTTTTCTTCCCGCATAGTATGAG GCCAAATGAAGAATTAGATAAACTAGTGAAAGAAGTAATTGAGAGTGATGTTGTCTTAAAAGCTGTTCTAGGAACTGTGGAGCTACTAATCTTCCCCTCTATTCTTTTACCAGAACAATATCATG AGTTCCAGGGGAAATACTACCTGTGGGGAGTGTGCAAGGCCAGGAAACATAATCCTGACACAGCTGTTCTTGTTGAAGAACAATGTGGCTTGGTCTCTGCCTCGGAGGAAGGGTCATCGGACAAAGAAAGTTATGTCATGAAACATGTCGAGGATCGATTGCCTGCAGACTGTAACCCGGAGGCACGGGAGGGGGACATCAAAACTGCTTTGGGAGAAGGTTGTTTCTCATCTGATAGCTGTTTGTCAAGTAATAAGGCAAGCCCTGTGAAGGGTGGATCACCATGCTTTATGCAACCAGGACTTGGCGATAAACCTCATGAGCCTGGTGTAGCAGACCAGAAAGAAGATGAGCAAGACTTCACCTCTTTACCTAGAAGGAATGATCAAAATGCTACCAATCCACCAATCGACTCTTTACCTTCCGCGACCAGACTGTTTGGATTCGTTACAGCACGGTCTGAAAGATGTCAGCAACTCATCCAGGAGATGGTCAAGGAAGGTGCTCTCTTATTCTCGGTGCCGGAAGATATGACGATCAATCAATCTACCATAAGCAAGAGCAATGGAGTAGGAGCAGCTCAGGCCCCTGACAGTGGCTGTCAACATGTGCAGGAGCGTTGTGAACCCATTGAATTCGTTCCGATTGATCACAATGACCCCGACTCGGCTTCTGAAGCCTGCCTGGATCTGTTCCCGGTTCGGCATGAGCAGATTGGATTGACTTCTCAGGTAGATGTTAAAGAAGTAGAACTGGACTTGAGCCTTGGCGCATTTCGGCGAGCACCTTCAGAGCTGCCATGA